The Roseibium sp. Sym1 nucleotide sequence GGCCGATATAGGAGATCGGTTGCGTGAACAGTCCGATATTCGGCCGGGCCGGCATGGTTTCCCCGTTGATGGTGAAGGTTTTTGTGCCGGACGGCAGCGCATGGAAGGGTGTTGCGGGCGCCAGCAGGATATCGACCTTCTCGAAGATCTTGCGGAAGAGATCGCGGAACCAGCTGCGGAAACGCTGCGCCTGCTGGACCCAGACCGCGGGCACCATGGTGCCGGCCAGGAACCGGTCGCGGGTCTCCGGGTCGAAGTCGCCGGGGCGTTCGATGATGCGTTTCAGGTGCAGGCTGGAACCTTCCGCCGCGGTGATGACATAGGCGGCGGCCCGGGCACGGGCGGCTTCCGGAATGTCGATCTCCCTACCGGCGCCAAGTGCGCTGGCGACCAGGTCCGTGGCGTTCAGCGCCTCCGGCAGGGCCTTTTCCCTGAAGTATCCCCCCGCCACGGCAATGCGAAGCTGGCCGATACCCTCCTCGAGGCGCGCATGGGTTTCGATTTCCGGATGCGAGGACTGCGCCGGGTCGAGCGGATCGTGCCCCTGCAACACGTCGAAGATCAGCGCCAGGTCCCCGGCGGATCGTGTGAGTGGGCCCAGATGGTCCAGGCTGCCGACAAAGGGATAGGTGCCGGCCCGGCTGAGACGGCCATAGGTCGGTTTCAGGCCGAAGAGGCCGCAGAAGGATGCGGGGACGCGGATGGACCCGTTGGTGTCCGAGCCCATGGCGAGCGGCACCATGCCGGCCGCGGCGGCGGCCGCGGAGCCGGACGAGGATCCGCCTGTCATGCGGCTGGTGTCATGCGGATTGCGGCAGATGCCGTCATGGGCGCTTTCGCCGGTGAAGTCATAGGCGTATTCGCCCATATGCGTGGCGCCGACCAGGACCGCACCGGCCTCCCTGAGCCGCCGGACCAGGGTGGCGTCGGCAACAGCCGCCGGGTTTTCGCCGTTGATCTTCGCGCCGGCCCGGGTTGTCAGGCCTTCGATGTCATAGAGGTTCTTGACGGCGTAAGGCACGCCTGCCAACGGCAGGTGGCGGCCTTCGGCGCGCGCGTCGTCGACCGCGCCCGCTTCCTCAAGGGCGCGTTCAGAGACGACTTCGGTGAAGGCGTTCACCTTCGGATTGAGCTTCTCGATCGATTGCAGGGCCGCGCAGGCGACTTCCAGGGCCTTGACATCGCCACCGGTGACGGCGGCAGCCGTTTGCGCGGCGGTCCAGCCGCGCATGTCCGCGTCAGGCCCGCTCATGGCTTGAAGACCGGTGCGGCTTCGACATCGTCTTCCAGGGGGAAGTCGAGCACCTGTTCGGCCGCCTTCTCGATCGCTGTGACATGCATCTCGACGACCGGGCGCCAGTCGTCCTCGATGGTCAGCCCCATGACGGTTTCCATATGCGCAACATGCTGGTCCGCCTTGAACGGGTTCGGCATTGTCCTGTCCTTCTCCTGGATACTCCCTGCCGCATCTTTCTGAGCGCAGGCGGCCGTGTCCAGTGCAGTTTCCGTTCGCGGCGGTCCTGAACGGCAATTGATCATAGAGACAGGCCTGAGCAGAACGCCGCTGTGAATAGTCATGCTGCGACGCAGCAAAAAGATTGCATAAAAAATAGCCCTGCGCATAATGGCGGCATGAGCGACGAGCTTTCCATACTGGTCATCGACGACAACAAGATCCGTGCTTCCATCATCGAGCAGGGCCTGCGCGATGCGGGGCACGAAAAGGTGATTCTGGTGGACCAGATGGACTGGCTGGTGCGCCAGATTTCCGAGATCAATCCGGACGTGATCGTCATCGATCTGGAGAACCCCAATCGTGACCAGCTGGAGCACATGTTCCAGGTCAGCCGGGCCGTCCGGCGTCCGATTGCCATGTTCGTCGACAAGGCGGACAGCCATTCCATCGAGGCCGCCGTCGATGCCGGCGTGTCCGCCTATATCGTCGACGGACTGAAACGCGAGCGGGTGAAGTCGATCCTCGACATGGCCATCAGCCGTTTCCGGGCGTTCTCCAGGCTGTCCGAGGAGCTTGAAGAGGTGCGCACCGAACTTGCCGACAGAAAGACCATCGACCGCGCAAAGGGCATCCTGATGAGGTCCAAGGGCCTTTCGGAGCAGGAAGCCTACGACTTGCTGCGGCGTACCGCCATGAATCAGAGCCGGAAAATCATCGATGTTGCCCAAAGCCTGGTGATCGCCAGCGGATTGTTGGGAGACTGACGATGATAAATCACAAGACCGGTCGGGGCGGGGCGGCCAAGCAGGGGACGGGAGCATAATGGAAACCAATCTGAGACCCGTCATCGCAGGTTTCATCCCGCTCCTGGACAGTGCCGTCGTGGTCGCGGCCGCGGAGATGGGCTTTGCCGAGCGGGAAGGTATCGCGCTGAAGCTGATCCGGGAGACTTCCTGGGCCAATATCCGGGACCGCATTTCCGTCGGGCATTTCGACGTGGCCCACATGCTGG carries:
- a CDS encoding AtzE family amidohydrolase, encoding MSGPDADMRGWTAAQTAAAVTGGDVKALEVACAALQSIEKLNPKVNAFTEVVSERALEEAGAVDDARAEGRHLPLAGVPYAVKNLYDIEGLTTRAGAKINGENPAAVADATLVRRLREAGAVLVGATHMGEYAYDFTGESAHDGICRNPHDTSRMTGGSSSGSAAAAAAGMVPLAMGSDTNGSIRVPASFCGLFGLKPTYGRLSRAGTYPFVGSLDHLGPLTRSAGDLALIFDVLQGHDPLDPAQSSHPEIETHARLEEGIGQLRIAVAGGYFREKALPEALNATDLVASALGAGREIDIPEAARARAAAYVITAAEGSSLHLKRIIERPGDFDPETRDRFLAGTMVPAVWVQQAQRFRSWFRDLFRKIFEKVDILLAPATPFHALPSGTKTFTINGETMPARPNIGLFTQPISYIGLPAVTVPVWLEGANLPIGVQVIAPAWREDLALRVAHHLEKTGVAAAPVAALAASRG
- a CDS encoding DUF4089 domain-containing protein; the encoded protein is MPNPFKADQHVAHMETVMGLTIEDDWRPVVEMHVTAIEKAAEQVLDFPLEDDVEAAPVFKP
- a CDS encoding ANTAR domain-containing response regulator — translated: MSDELSILVIDDNKIRASIIEQGLRDAGHEKVILVDQMDWLVRQISEINPDVIVIDLENPNRDQLEHMFQVSRAVRRPIAMFVDKADSHSIEAAVDAGVSAYIVDGLKRERVKSILDMAISRFRAFSRLSEELEEVRTELADRKTIDRAKGILMRSKGLSEQEAYDLLRRTAMNQSRKIIDVAQSLVIASGLLGD